From one Trueperella pyogenes genomic stretch:
- a CDS encoding glycoside hydrolase family 16 protein, translated as MKISKVTATVALAALVFGNGVVAAQTAVAAPAVDAPVAAADNAVTTNVLKGKIPTTNVPDTLKGEAEATDGSTAYKGDESGVTEIAAGKEDSKLKDNGWDTWQDVYLQYGLDAPREIREVRLYHNQYATSISTFKNVRVQIATDDQFEKVVFDSGVADFKETKEKKGEPQVIPVPTAVTGQYVRVWQRGHYIESTSSAWKGMSNKVRFREIEVMATATEDEAKQAAPRNIALGKVPYVWGLTPTNIEAITDGKWDENFAVHNTPGENWLQFEFKNTYDMKSIKLGLEPGTYDSIKAYVLNGPSTKISKNTGLPEQSPAPVYTVSKHKVEGPIDIQIPGNQKGSTVRFVVKKNNDSPVKYSEVEIQASGDSYDETDAAYVAPKSKYDTLVWADEFNGPKIDESKWNIIDGMANHGAIYNRGAVGIKKGLEGDKDNGYLAINSKNYGTKEALKKAVGWDPYPGQPLNDKQTWSSGRLESKNKYSFKHGRMAVRAKVNDSQGIWPAIWMLAQDETGHDEIDVLEYLGQEPWTAYMTNHFGVWGYDKGSDSRNASIYEAWSQKFHVYEVEWSPEKITWFIDGKERFTTKRDCAESCDSLHSLPMFPILETQVGDGWVGPVDTTKRWTKQDSDFLVDWVRVYQKADQDRVRFDDLEQNRPADGIYRLSPVSQDNVIAKTDGEGPADNKNYFFYGGQPRYEDSRLISADKPGEIVYKANGLNEVRLTTYYKTVPDKPVKNMKNNEMEGKSIRSALTGKLDFTVMTSTDGEKWAAHELKVHNNFVEPSPAYARHTMYVRGLPADAAYVKIVFPKVAGVTYKHGGKDVPVVSEDVQLAKVTFLQKKHAVD; from the coding sequence ATGAAGATATCCAAAGTGACAGCTACGGTCGCGTTAGCTGCACTCGTTTTTGGCAACGGCGTCGTGGCGGCGCAGACCGCCGTGGCCGCGCCAGCAGTAGATGCGCCGGTGGCGGCTGCGGACAACGCCGTCACGACCAACGTGCTCAAGGGTAAGATCCCGACGACGAACGTGCCCGATACGCTAAAGGGGGAAGCCGAGGCCACGGACGGCTCAACCGCCTATAAGGGTGACGAGAGCGGCGTGACCGAGATTGCCGCCGGGAAAGAGGATAGCAAGCTCAAGGACAATGGCTGGGATACATGGCAGGACGTCTACCTTCAGTATGGCCTGGACGCGCCGCGGGAGATCCGCGAGGTGCGCCTGTACCACAACCAGTACGCGACGTCGATTTCCACTTTCAAGAACGTGCGGGTACAGATTGCTACCGACGATCAGTTCGAAAAGGTCGTCTTCGATTCGGGTGTTGCTGACTTCAAAGAGACCAAGGAGAAGAAGGGCGAACCTCAGGTCATCCCTGTGCCGACAGCCGTGACCGGCCAGTACGTGCGCGTATGGCAGCGCGGACACTACATCGAGTCCACTTCAAGTGCCTGGAAGGGCATGTCGAACAAGGTGCGCTTCCGCGAGATTGAAGTGATGGCGACGGCGACGGAGGACGAGGCGAAGCAGGCGGCTCCGCGCAACATCGCTCTCGGTAAGGTGCCGTATGTCTGGGGGTTGACTCCCACCAACATCGAAGCCATCACGGACGGCAAATGGGATGAGAACTTCGCAGTCCACAACACCCCTGGCGAGAACTGGCTTCAGTTCGAGTTCAAGAACACCTACGACATGAAGTCGATCAAGCTCGGCCTCGAGCCGGGCACCTACGACTCGATCAAGGCATATGTGCTCAATGGCCCGTCGACCAAGATCTCAAAGAACACTGGCCTCCCAGAACAGTCTCCGGCGCCCGTGTATACGGTTTCTAAACATAAGGTCGAAGGACCGATCGACATCCAGATCCCGGGGAATCAGAAGGGCTCGACGGTTCGGTTCGTCGTCAAGAAGAATAACGACAGCCCGGTGAAGTACTCGGAGGTGGAGATTCAGGCGAGTGGGGATTCCTACGACGAGACCGACGCCGCGTACGTCGCCCCGAAGTCTAAATACGACACCCTCGTGTGGGCCGACGAGTTCAACGGTCCGAAGATCGATGAGTCTAAGTGGAACATCATCGACGGTATGGCCAACCACGGCGCGATCTACAACCGCGGAGCAGTCGGCATTAAGAAAGGCCTGGAAGGCGATAAGGACAACGGCTACCTCGCCATCAACTCGAAGAATTACGGCACTAAGGAAGCCCTGAAAAAGGCGGTGGGCTGGGATCCTTACCCAGGTCAGCCGTTGAACGATAAGCAGACGTGGTCCTCGGGGCGCCTTGAGTCCAAGAACAAGTACTCCTTTAAGCACGGGCGCATGGCCGTGCGTGCGAAGGTGAACGACTCCCAGGGCATTTGGCCGGCCATCTGGATGCTGGCTCAGGACGAGACGGGACACGACGAGATCGACGTGCTCGAGTACCTCGGCCAGGAGCCGTGGACTGCATACATGACCAATCACTTCGGGGTGTGGGGATACGATAAGGGCAGTGATTCTAGGAATGCCAGCATTTACGAGGCCTGGTCGCAGAAGTTCCACGTCTACGAGGTCGAATGGAGCCCGGAGAAGATTACCTGGTTCATTGACGGCAAGGAACGTTTCACGACCAAACGTGACTGTGCAGAGAGCTGCGATTCCCTTCATTCGTTGCCGATGTTCCCGATTCTGGAGACCCAGGTCGGCGACGGATGGGTCGGTCCCGTCGACACGACGAAGCGCTGGACCAAGCAGGACTCGGACTTCCTGGTGGACTGGGTGCGCGTGTACCAGAAGGCTGACCAGGATCGCGTCCGCTTCGACGACCTCGAGCAGAACCGTCCCGCAGATGGCATCTACCGCCTCTCACCCGTCAGCCAAGACAACGTGATTGCCAAAACGGACGGCGAAGGGCCTGCCGACAATAAGAATTACTTCTTCTACGGCGGACAACCGCGCTACGAGGATTCGCGCCTCATTTCTGCGGACAAGCCCGGCGAAATCGTCTACAAGGCGAATGGGCTCAACGAAGTGCGGCTGACGACGTACTACAAGACTGTTCCTGACAAGCCGGTAAAGAACATGAAGAATAATGAGATGGAAGGAAAGTCGATCCGGTCTGCGCTAACGGGCAAGCTCGACTTCACGGTCATGACCTCCACAGACGGCGAAAAATGGGCCGCGCACGAGCTGAAAGTTCACAACAATTTCGTCGAGCCCTCGCCCGCCTACGCGCGCCACACCATGTACGTGCGCGGCCTGCCGGCGGATGCCGCGTATGTGAAGATCGTGTTCCCGAAGGTGGCCGGCGTTACCTACAAGCACGGTGGCAAGGACGTCCCGGTGGTTTCGGAAGATGTCCAGCTGGCCAAGGTCACGTTCCTTCAAAAGAAGCATGCGGTTGATTGA
- a CDS encoding ABC transporter substrate-binding protein, with protein MKTKQLIALAGVLAVTLAACSDPGAGKKPEAKPSSGSSEVAKWPEATAKLDGTTLKIWAAQSSNKIPAGVAKEFEKATGAKVEIVTIPDGYEQNVLTKVATGDKPDLAMWQPTASMLLPINAKENLLPLDGAPWESKYADGVLDYGGTLDGKRYAAFVSAPSTMGVWYNKEVFEKNGAKIPKNFDELLTLARDLKAKGQTPLNEMGGEWWASQWTVQVLVGDASKDGLWDKVNKNEDGFTGPALQGAIDKYASMIKEGLYNEDIKTGTFDQQARALLDGKAAMAIATNSLLSNMASLTDAKTLNDKIGFFPISEKGNRATNHPEQTNAVVAFKTGDEKREAAARQFLTFWLTKGYQSFIDSQNTVSIMKDGKTPKSVPQAAIEANDALKGSVGSMQAQAIANPDLAKNLGDMIAGTKTPAQVGEATQAQFVELARAMGAKGF; from the coding sequence ATGAAAACTAAACAACTCATCGCTCTGGCGGGCGTCCTCGCTGTGACGCTCGCCGCCTGTAGTGATCCTGGCGCAGGCAAGAAGCCCGAGGCCAAGCCCAGCAGCGGATCGAGCGAGGTCGCCAAGTGGCCTGAGGCCACCGCGAAGCTCGATGGCACAACCCTGAAGATCTGGGCTGCGCAGTCCTCGAACAAGATCCCGGCCGGTGTAGCCAAGGAGTTCGAGAAGGCCACCGGTGCCAAGGTCGAAATCGTCACGATCCCTGACGGCTACGAGCAAAACGTGTTGACCAAGGTCGCCACCGGCGACAAGCCGGATCTGGCGATGTGGCAGCCGACGGCGTCGATGCTGCTGCCGATCAACGCCAAGGAGAACCTGCTGCCGCTCGACGGCGCGCCGTGGGAGTCGAAGTACGCCGACGGCGTCCTCGACTACGGCGGAACTTTGGACGGCAAGCGCTACGCGGCCTTCGTCTCCGCCCCCTCCACGATGGGCGTGTGGTACAACAAGGAGGTCTTTGAGAAGAACGGGGCCAAGATCCCGAAGAACTTCGACGAGCTCTTGACCCTCGCCCGTGACCTCAAGGCCAAGGGCCAGACCCCGCTCAACGAGATGGGCGGCGAATGGTGGGCCTCCCAGTGGACGGTCCAGGTCCTCGTCGGCGACGCCTCGAAGGATGGCCTGTGGGACAAGGTCAACAAGAACGAGGATGGCTTCACTGGTCCGGCGCTCCAAGGTGCTATCGACAAGTACGCCTCGATGATTAAGGAAGGCCTCTACAACGAGGACATCAAGACCGGCACCTTCGATCAGCAGGCTCGTGCGCTGCTTGACGGCAAGGCGGCCATGGCCATCGCCACCAACTCGCTGCTGTCCAACATGGCCTCGCTGACCGACGCGAAGACCCTCAACGACAAGATCGGCTTCTTCCCGATCTCCGAGAAAGGCAACCGCGCCACCAACCATCCGGAGCAGACCAACGCCGTCGTCGCCTTCAAGACCGGCGACGAGAAGCGCGAGGCCGCCGCACGCCAGTTCCTGACCTTCTGGCTGACCAAGGGCTACCAGAGCTTCATCGATTCTCAGAACACCGTATCCATCATGAAGGACGGCAAGACTCCGAAGTCCGTTCCGCAGGCCGCCATCGAAGCGAACGACGCGTTGAAGGGCTCGGTCGGCTCCATGCAGGCGCAGGCTATCGCCAACCCGGACCTGGCCAAGAACCTCGGCGACATGATCGCAGGAACCAAGACCCCTGCACAGGTCGGCGAAGCCACCCAGGCCCAGTTTGTGGAGCTGGCACGCGCTATGGGAGCTAAGGGCTTCTAA
- a CDS encoding carbohydrate ABC transporter permease — translation MTKHERVPRERSVAVWRVVQPVIAVVLAVILIGVPLWTLVVNAGKNQAEAAELSLGLPTSWQLWENLREVWVQADVGWAFIGSLMLLLPSVFLVLVLGSMAAWVLARRGGKMSAALYAIGISGIVLPPAVVTLVLLLRQLGLAGLPIGMIATYVGMYMSTVIFFVTGFVRTIPPSLEEAARIDGAGPVQIFFRLILPLLKPVLSTATILISLYVWNDIFYAFFVIGGRVDTLPLNLYTIASSGIALNNWHLIFAYVLVMSIPLVTIFVVFQKKIISGITSGAVK, via the coding sequence ATGACGAAGCACGAGCGTGTGCCACGGGAGCGTTCTGTGGCTGTGTGGCGCGTGGTTCAGCCGGTGATCGCCGTCGTCCTCGCGGTAATCCTCATCGGCGTGCCGTTGTGGACGCTGGTGGTCAACGCCGGCAAGAACCAGGCCGAGGCCGCCGAGCTGAGCCTGGGCCTGCCCACGAGCTGGCAGCTGTGGGAGAACCTGCGCGAGGTGTGGGTGCAGGCCGACGTCGGCTGGGCGTTTATCGGTTCTCTCATGCTGCTCTTGCCCTCGGTCTTCCTCGTGCTCGTCTTGGGCTCGATGGCCGCGTGGGTGTTGGCGCGCAGGGGCGGCAAGATGTCGGCCGCACTTTATGCGATTGGAATATCGGGCATTGTGCTCCCGCCAGCTGTGGTGACGTTGGTTCTGCTCTTGCGTCAGCTGGGACTCGCCGGATTACCGATCGGCATGATCGCCACCTATGTGGGGATGTACATGTCCACTGTCATCTTTTTCGTGACGGGATTCGTGCGCACGATCCCGCCCTCGCTTGAGGAAGCCGCCCGCATTGACGGCGCGGGCCCGGTGCAGATCTTCTTTAGGTTGATCTTGCCGTTGCTCAAGCCGGTGCTTTCGACGGCGACGATCCTCATCAGTCTCTACGTGTGGAATGACATTTTCTACGCGTTCTTCGTCATCGGCGGGCGTGTGGACACGCTGCCGTTGAACCTCTACACCATTGCAAGCTCGGGAATCGCGCTCAACAATTGGCATCTCATCTTCGCCTACGTGCTGGTGATGAGCATTCCGTTGGTGACGATCTTCGTGGTCTTCCAAAAGAAGATCATCTCGGGTATTACATCGGGTGCGGTGAAGTAG
- a CDS encoding carbohydrate ABC transporter permease yields the protein MTSLSAIAARGRSYRASHPWWFLIPAYVLLALFFLTPTIYNFVYAATDWSSFKSEINPVGLRNFETLLANGALLNSLRITLIYAVGVAICQNFFGLALALLLERDTLLNRAVRVLFFIPVVMSALAAGYIWKALLDTAGGLNQALSFFAGHEVAISWLGSTQGTLYVLILIHSWKWMGLSMLVYLAGLKTVDGQLLEAAKIDGASPWQVFTKIRLPLIAPAVTFNVATALLGSMNSFDVIAATTGGGPGGSTEVLNMFIFRTFGQGLYAQATTMSLVLFLSVLFIAFPLIAVLRRRERRMS from the coding sequence ATGACGTCGCTATCCGCCATCGCTGCCCGTGGGAGGTCCTACCGGGCCTCCCACCCGTGGTGGTTCCTCATACCCGCGTACGTGTTGTTGGCGCTGTTCTTCTTGACGCCGACGATCTACAACTTCGTCTATGCCGCCACGGACTGGTCCAGCTTCAAATCGGAGATCAACCCCGTGGGGTTGCGCAACTTTGAGACGTTGCTGGCCAACGGCGCGCTGCTGAACTCGTTGCGGATCACCCTCATTTACGCGGTTGGTGTTGCGATCTGTCAGAACTTCTTCGGCCTTGCGCTCGCGCTACTTTTGGAACGCGATACGCTGCTCAACCGCGCGGTACGCGTGCTGTTCTTCATCCCCGTGGTGATGAGCGCGCTCGCCGCAGGCTACATCTGGAAGGCCCTGCTCGACACGGCGGGTGGCCTGAACCAGGCACTGTCCTTCTTCGCCGGTCACGAGGTGGCCATTTCGTGGTTGGGCTCCACGCAAGGGACCCTCTACGTGCTCATCCTCATCCACTCGTGGAAGTGGATGGGGCTGTCGATGCTCGTCTACCTCGCTGGTCTGAAGACGGTCGACGGGCAACTGCTGGAGGCCGCCAAGATCGACGGCGCCAGCCCATGGCAGGTCTTTACCAAGATCCGCCTTCCGCTCATCGCCCCCGCAGTGACGTTCAACGTGGCCACAGCCTTGCTGGGCTCGATGAACTCCTTCGACGTCATCGCGGCGACGACGGGCGGCGGGCCCGGAGGGTCGACCGAGGTGCTGAACATGTTCATCTTCCGCACCTTCGGGCAGGGCCTGTACGCGCAGGCGACCACGATGAGCCTCGTGCTGTTCCTGAGCGTGTTGTTCATTGCGTTCCCCTTGATCGCGGTTTTGCGGCGTCGGGAAAGGAGAATGTCATGA
- a CDS encoding type I restriction endonuclease subunit R — protein sequence MGSEAELEANVRIQLEIVNDYLFTDSEWERFYRQVIANAAEGIGEKTAKLQGGGHIQALLRDDGTTKNITLLDRKNIHVNRLQVMNQYVATSGTHENRYDVTILVNGLPMVHVELKRRGVPLEQAFNQIERYQRESFWSGTGLFEYVQIFIISNGTFTRYYANTTREGVISENRGKEVARKTSNSYKFTIQWADATNAPIVDLVDFTKTFLAKHSLLAVLTRYCVFNASKQLMVMRPYQIVAAERILQKIDASSTVKQWGKITGGGYIWHTTGSGKTLTSFKTAQLATERGDIAKVLFVVDRKDLDYQTMKEYDRFQKGAANGNTSTDQLKKQLENPSAKIIVTTIQKLANFVKSYPGHPVFAEHVVIIFDECHRSQFGDMHAAIRKSFKKYHLFGFTGTPIFAENAGTTGRPDMRTTPQLFGERLHTYTIVDAITDGNVLPFMIDSVDTMFVKSDGTDADVTAIDTESALLHPKRIEAVAHYIRDNFDRKTRRSSTYVKDGSRLRGFNSILATSSITAAKMYYNAFHVPQEQDSFPTDKKLKIALIYSYAPNGPVEDGGVVADESLDATGLTASDREFLDDAIADYNETFGTTFSTDGQGFENYYKDVSQKMKERKLDLLIVVNMFLTGFDATTLNMLWVDKNLKSHGLIQAFSRTNRILNSVKTYGNIICFRDLRQETNEALRLFGNKDAESIVVLKPYKEYLEAYLSKVEELTEKYPVGVPFEDEDAQRDFISIFGAIKRLINILDSFTEFGLEEAALSERDFQDYQGTYAELYREFREKAQGEKESIADDLVFEMELVRRDEVNVAYILQLIRDWLDEHPTANDAEIRADVSRAIGSSPSLHKKRELIESFLSKVNTGSDVDSAWAEYVAREREKELADVIATERLDDAGTRRLVDGAFRDGTDIPTEGTRIASILPPVSRFGAGSNRGAIRARVIARLQDFVERFRGLGE from the coding sequence ATCGGCTCGGAGGCCGAACTCGAAGCTAATGTGCGCATCCAGCTAGAGATCGTCAACGACTACCTCTTCACCGATTCGGAGTGGGAACGCTTCTACCGCCAAGTCATTGCCAACGCCGCCGAAGGAATCGGTGAAAAGACCGCGAAACTTCAAGGCGGAGGACACATACAAGCGCTTCTTCGCGACGACGGGACGACGAAGAACATCACCCTGCTTGATCGCAAGAACATTCACGTCAACCGCCTACAGGTGATGAACCAATACGTGGCAACAAGTGGAACGCACGAAAACCGCTACGACGTCACGATCCTCGTCAACGGCCTGCCCATGGTTCACGTCGAGCTCAAGCGCCGGGGCGTCCCACTCGAGCAGGCATTCAACCAGATTGAGCGCTACCAGCGCGAATCCTTCTGGAGCGGCACGGGACTGTTCGAATATGTGCAGATCTTCATCATCTCCAACGGCACATTCACCCGCTACTACGCCAACACCACACGAGAAGGTGTCATCAGCGAAAATCGTGGCAAGGAGGTCGCACGCAAGACCTCCAACTCCTACAAATTCACCATCCAGTGGGCGGACGCCACAAACGCACCCATCGTGGATCTCGTCGACTTCACCAAAACGTTCCTCGCCAAGCACTCCCTCCTCGCCGTGCTGACACGCTATTGCGTCTTCAACGCATCCAAGCAGCTCATGGTGATGCGCCCCTATCAAATCGTGGCAGCGGAGCGGATTCTCCAAAAGATCGACGCCTCAAGCACGGTCAAGCAGTGGGGAAAGATCACCGGCGGCGGATACATCTGGCACACCACCGGCTCCGGGAAGACCCTCACGTCCTTCAAGACGGCCCAGCTAGCCACCGAACGAGGAGATATCGCCAAGGTCCTCTTCGTCGTCGACCGCAAGGATCTGGACTACCAGACCATGAAGGAATACGACCGCTTTCAAAAAGGCGCAGCCAACGGCAACACGTCCACTGACCAGCTAAAGAAGCAGCTGGAAAACCCCAGTGCCAAGATCATCGTCACCACCATTCAAAAGCTGGCAAACTTCGTCAAATCCTATCCCGGCCACCCGGTGTTCGCCGAGCACGTGGTCATCATCTTCGACGAGTGCCACCGCTCCCAGTTCGGCGACATGCACGCCGCAATCCGCAAGTCCTTCAAGAAGTATCACCTATTCGGTTTCACCGGCACGCCCATCTTCGCCGAAAACGCAGGCACCACCGGCCGCCCGGACATGCGCACCACGCCGCAACTCTTCGGCGAACGCCTCCACACCTACACCATCGTTGACGCGATCACCGACGGCAACGTGCTCCCCTTCATGATCGACTCCGTTGACACCATGTTCGTCAAGAGCGACGGTACCGACGCCGACGTGACAGCCATCGATACCGAATCAGCACTCCTCCATCCCAAACGCATCGAGGCCGTCGCCCATTACATCCGCGACAACTTCGACCGTAAAACTCGGCGCTCGTCAACCTACGTCAAAGACGGCAGCCGCCTACGTGGCTTCAACTCCATCCTCGCCACCTCCTCCATCACCGCGGCGAAGATGTATTACAACGCTTTCCATGTGCCCCAGGAACAGGACAGCTTCCCCACCGATAAGAAGCTCAAAATCGCGCTCATCTACTCCTATGCCCCCAACGGCCCAGTGGAGGACGGCGGCGTCGTCGCCGACGAAAGCTTGGACGCAACTGGCCTGACGGCGTCGGATCGCGAATTCCTCGACGACGCAATCGCTGACTACAACGAAACCTTTGGGACGACGTTCTCAACCGATGGCCAAGGGTTCGAAAACTACTACAAAGACGTGTCGCAGAAGATGAAGGAACGCAAACTCGACCTCCTCATCGTGGTCAATATGTTCCTCACCGGCTTCGACGCCACCACGCTTAACATGCTCTGGGTAGATAAGAACCTCAAATCGCACGGCCTCATCCAAGCTTTCTCGCGCACCAACCGCATCCTCAACTCCGTCAAGACCTACGGAAATATCATCTGCTTCCGCGACCTTCGCCAAGAAACCAACGAGGCCCTACGCCTTTTCGGGAACAAAGACGCCGAATCGATCGTCGTCCTAAAACCCTATAAGGAATACCTCGAGGCATACCTCTCCAAGGTGGAAGAGCTGACCGAGAAATACCCCGTCGGAGTGCCATTCGAGGACGAGGACGCCCAGCGCGACTTCATCTCCATATTTGGCGCGATCAAGCGCCTCATCAACATCCTCGACTCCTTCACCGAATTCGGCTTGGAGGAAGCCGCACTGTCCGAACGGGACTTCCAGGATTACCAAGGCACCTACGCCGAGCTCTACCGCGAATTCCGTGAGAAGGCCCAAGGCGAAAAGGAATCTATCGCCGACGACCTCGTGTTCGAAATGGAACTCGTCCGCCGCGACGAAGTCAACGTCGCCTACATTCTCCAACTCATCCGAGATTGGCTCGACGAGCATCCCACCGCCAACGACGCCGAAATCCGCGCCGACGTCTCACGCGCCATCGGCTCCAGCCCCAGCCTCCACAAGAAGCGGGAGCTCATCGAGTCCTTCCTCTCGAAGGTCAACACCGGCAGCGACGTCGATTCCGCATGGGCCGAATACGTTGCCCGCGAGCGCGAGAAGGAGCTCGCCGATGTCATCGCCACCGAGCGCCTTGACGACGCCGGAACCCGTCGCCTCGTCGATGGCGCCTTCCGTGACGGTACGGACATCCCCACCGAGGGCACGCGTATCGCCAGCATCCTACCGCCAGTCTCACGCTTCGGAGCAGGGTCCAATCGGGGCGCAATTCGAGCACGGGTGATCGCTAGGCTCCAAGATTTCGTGGAACGTTTCCGGGGGCTCGGCGAATAG